The region AGCAAACAATGAGACTACAACAAAAGTACCTTTTTATATAAAAGATTTAAAAATTAAAAATGATAAATTAACAATTAGTGATAACTTTATTAATAAAGTGTCAATTCCAGTATTACAAAAAAGTGATTATGAAATACCAAATACAAATGAAGAGATATTTATAAAACAAAATAGAGAACTAAGAGCTAATAATGTAAATACTATAAAAGAAGAATCTATTAGTAATATGTCAAAAGAGATGATAACAAGTTTTAATATTAAACCATTTAGAAGATTAAGTGGTTCAAAAACATTTGCAGGGTTTGCAGAAAGAAGAGAATACTCTTATGATGGACAAAAAATTGACCAAGCTTGGCATTTAGGAATGGATTGGGCAAGTATAAAACATGCTGATGTTAAGATATCAAATAATGGAAAAGTTATATTTAATAATTATTTAGGAATATATGGGAATACACTTATTGTAGACCATGGCTTTGGGCTTCAAACTTTATATGCCCATACTAGTCAATTTCAAGTTACTAAAGGTGATGATGTAAGAGCAGGTCAAATAATAGCAAATACAGGAAGTACTGGAGCAGTTTTCGGAGATCACCTACACTTTGGAGTTTTAGTTCAAGGAATAGAAGTAAATCCAATAGAGTGGATGGATAGAAATTGGATTAAAACAAGAATCTCAAATATTTTAGCTGAAGCAAAACAAGAAATAAGAAGTAGTAAATGAGACAAAGAACTATAGAAAAAAGTGTAGAAATTATTGGAATAGGGCTTCATAAAGGCGTACCTGTTAAAATGAGACTTGAACCACTTGATTCTGATATGGGAATAATATTTTACAGAGTAGATGCAGGTGTTACAATTCCATTAAAAATTGAAAATGTTGTAGATACTAAAATGGCTACTGTAATTGGTAAAGATGGTGTTGTTGTTTCAACAATAGAACATCTTCTTTCAGCTGTATATGCCTATGGAATTGATAACTTAAGAGTAGTAATTGATAATGATGAGGTACCTGTTCTTGATGGAAGTTCATCAGGTTATTGTATGTTAATTGATGAAGCTGGTATAAAAGAATTAGACAAATCAAAAAAAGCAATTAAGATTAAAAAAGATGTTCAAGTAACTACAGAAGATGGAAAAAAAGTTGCTTTAAAACCTTCAAACCATATCATATATGATTTTTCTATTGATTTTGAACATCCAGTTATAGGGGAACAACAATTTCATTTTGATTATTCTATTGCTGAATACAAAGAGAATATAAGTCGTGCTAGAACATTTGGATTTTTACATGAGGTTCAATATTTAAGAAGTATTGGTTTAGCTCAGGGTGGAAGCATGGAAAATGCAATAGTTTTAGACCATAGTAAAGTGTTAAATCCTGATGGATTAAGATATGAAGATGAATTTGTTAGACATAAAATTTTAGATGCAATTGGTGATATGGCACTTTTGGGATACACTTTAGTTGGTGAATATGATGCCCATGCGGGAAGCCATCATTTAAATCATTTACTTACAAAAAAACTTTATGAAGATGAAGCAAATTACGAAATAATTGATTTAGAAGAAGCACAAGATGAAGCACAAGTATTTGAGCTAGCTTATTCAAAGGTTGAAGCATAATATATGATTGAAGTTTTAGTTATAAGTATTGCAAGACCCCTATTAGTTGGAATTTATGAAAATAAAAAACTAATAAAAATGTATGAAGAAGAGGGGATGACTTCTGATTTGTTACCTGTTCTTTTTAAAAAAGTTTTAGATGAATATACTATTGATAGATTAATTTATGTAAATACACCTGGTTCATATATGGCTATAAAAGTTGCATATGTATTTTTGAAAACGGTTTCTATCTCCCATAATATAGACTTAAAAGCCTGCAGTGGCTTTGAGTTTAATAATAATACTCCAATTAAAGCTTTAGGTAAAAAATACTTTATTAATACAAGTGATGGTGTTAAAGTTGACTTTTTAGAAAATAACTGTAAAATGTCACCCTTTGAATTGCCAGACGTTTTAGAAAATATTAATATTTCAACTGAAACTTTGCCAATATATAATTTACCTGCTGTTTAAAGGAAGAAGTTTGAAAATATCTGTGCCTGCTACTAGTGCCAATTTAGGACCTGGTTTTGATACTTTAGGATTAGCAATATCATTGCATAATCAAGTTAGTATAAAACCATCGAAATTTCATAGTGTATCATTAAAAGGTGAGGGGTCAAATAACCCAGTGCTTAAAGACAACAATATGTTTATAGCAATTTTTAATGATTTTTATCATAATTTATCAAATAGAAAAAGACATTTTAGATTTGAATTTACAAATGAAATTCCCTTATCAAGAGGTTTAGGTAGTTCGTCAGCTGTTATAGTTTCAGCAATTGCAAGTGCATATGCGATTGAGGGTATAGAGATTGAAAAAGAAAAATTATTAAATTTGGCATTAGCTTATGAGAGTCACCCTGATAATATTACACCTGCTGTAATGGGTGGTTTTAATGTAGCTACTGTTCAAGATAATGAAGTAAAATTTATAAATAAAAATATGCCTAAATCTTTAAAAGCAATAGTTGTTATACCAAATAGACCTATATCAACTCAATTAGCTAGAAAAGCATTACCTTATAAATATTCAAAAGATGATACAGTGTTTAATATATCACATTCATCTTTATTAGCAGCAGCATTTATAAGTGAAGATTGGAAAATGTTGAAGATTGCATCTCAAGATAAAGTTCATCAAAAATATAGAATGAAACAGATGCCTGAACTTTTTGATGTTCAAAAAACAGCATTAAAAAATGGTGCATTAATGAGTACTTTATCTGGTTCTGGTTCAACATTATTTTCTATTGCATTTAATGATGATGCACATAGAATTGAAAAAGAATTAAAGAAGAGATTTCCACACTTTAAAGTTTTATCAAGAGACTTTGATAATGCTGGTGTGACCGTGGATTATTAAAAACTATTAAATTAAGTATAAATTAGGTATAATATTGACTATTTTAAAAAGACCCATACGAACTTGTGTCATTTGTAGAGGAAAATCTCCTCAAAATGAACTGTTTCGTTTAAAATGTGAAGATAAGAAACTTGTACCATTTGATAATAATGGCAGAAGTTTTTATATCTGTAGTGATTGTCTTTCTATTTTTGAAAATTCACAAAACAATCAAAAAGAATTGAAAAGATTTGAAAAAACACTATGCAGAGTGTGTAAAAACAAAGATGACTATATAGGACAACTTAAGGAGATATTAACGCATGTCAGATAATGTAAGAGTTTATGAGATAGCTGAAGAGGCAGGAGCTAGTAGTAATGAAGTAATTACCAAAGCCAAAGATTTAGGGATTGAACTTAAATCACCTCAAAGTGCAGTTTCATTTGAAGATGCTGAAGAGATAGCAAACTATATAATGACTGGTAAAAGTAGTAAGTTAAAAAAGAAACCAGTAAAACCAAAAAAAGTAGTAGTAAAAAAACAGAGCAATGAAGAGCCTGCTAAAACAGAAGTTAAAGAAGAAAAACCTTCTGAAGAACCATCTATTAAAAAAACAGTAGATGAAGATACAAAAACTGAAGAAGTTTCTGAAAAAGAGACTGAAGTAAAAAAAGATAAACCAGTTAAAAGCGTAACTCCAAATAAGATTGTTCCAAAAAGAAGAGGTTTAAAAATTGTTAAGAAGAAAAAACCTAAAGAGGATATTTCTAAACCTATAAATAATGAAATTACTACTGGTGACTCACAACCTAAAAAAGCTATGAAATCATTGAGTGAGATTTTAGGTGGAAATGAATCAGAAGATAAAAAAGTTGCACAACCTGCAGCAGCTTCAACACAAGCAAAAACACAAGTTAAGAAAAAAGAGAAAAAAAGACAACCTGCAAAATCTCATGACCATGGTAAAGTGATTGAGTTTGAAGCTGGGAACTCAACAGAAGAGTTTAAATCTTCTAGTGATGAATCTTTACTTGGTGAAGAAGTTGTATTATTAGATATGGGTTTAAGTGATACTTCAAAACTTTTTGAAGACTCAAATAATAAGAATAATGATAAAAATAAAAATCAATCAAGAGCTTCAAAACCTGCTGCCTTTGGAAATAGACCACAAGGTTTAAAAAGAGGTAAAAGAAAGAAAAGAATTAAGCAAGTTAGAGAAGAGGTTACTATTACAGAAGTAACTATACCTGAGGACATCAGAGTATATGAATTCGCAGAAGCTTGTGGTAAGTCACCAGCAGAAGTTATTACTGTACTATTTGGTTTAGGTATGATGGTTACTAAAAATGACTTCTTGAAACAAGATGAGTTAGAGATTCTTGGTGAAGAATTTGGTATTGAAGTAACAGTAAAAGATGCCCTTGAAGATGTTAACTATGTAGAAGATTATCAAGATGAAGAGATTGATAAATCAAACTTTGTAACTAGACCTCCAGTGGTTACTATAATGGGACATGTTGACCATGGTAAAACTTCATTATTAGATAAAATTAGAAGTTCAAAAATTGCATCAGCAGAAGCTGGTGGAATTACTCAACACATTTCAGCTTATACTATAAAACAAAATAATCAAAAAATTACTTTTGTTGATACTCCAGGTCACGCCGCGTTCTCTGCTATGAGAGCTAGAGGTGCAGATGTAACTGATATTGTAATTATTGTTGTAGCAGCTGATGATGGTGTAATGCCTCAAACTGAAGAGGTTATATCACATGCAAAAGCTTCAGGTTGTCCTATTATTGTTGCAGTAAACAAAATGGATAAAGAAACTGCAAACATGGATATGGTTAAAGCACAAATGGCTGAAAGAGAAATGACTCCTGTAGATTGGGGTGGAGATATTGAATTCATTGGTGTATCAGCACATACTGGAATGGGAATTGATGATTTATTAGAAAATATCTTACTTCAAGCAGAGATTTTAGAACTTGAAGCTGATCCTAAAGCAAAAGCAAAAGCATCTGTAGTTGAATCATCACTTGAAAAAGGTAGAGGACCAGTTGCAACTGTTATTGTACAAAATGGTACATTAAGAGTTGGAGATAATATTGTTTGTGATACTACTTATGGTAGAGTTAAAGCAATTACTAATGATTTAGGTAAACCTGTAAAAGAATTAGGTTTATCTGAAACTGGTACAATCTTAGGATTAAATGATGTTCCAGCAGCTGGAGCTATTATGGTTGCACAAGATTCAGATAAAGAAGCAAGAGAGATTGCTACAACTAGAGCTGAACATGCAAGAGCAAAAGAGCTTTCTAAATCTACAAAAGTATCTTTAGAAGAGATGAGTGGATTAATCGCTGAAGGAAAAATCAAACAATTACCAGTAATTATTAAAACTGATGTTGCTGGTTCTCTTGAAGCTATTAAAGGTTCATTAGAAAAAATTCAAAATGAAGAAGTAAAAGTAAAAGTTGTACATGCAGCAGTTGGTGGTATTACTGAATCTGACTTAGTACTTGCAAGTGCAAGTGAGGGTTGTATTATCCTAGGATTTAATGTAAGACCTACTGGTTCTGTTAAAAATAAAGCAAAAGCTGATGGTATTACTATTAATACATATTCAATCATTTATGACTTAATTGATGATGTTAAAGATGCATTATCTGGTATGATGAGTGCAGTAATTAGAGAAGAAAATACTGGACAAGCAGAAGTAAGAGATACATTTGTTGTTCCTAAAGTGGGAACAGTTGCTGGATGTATCGTAAGTGATGGTAAAGTTGTAAGAGGTGGACATGCTAGAATTATTAGAGATGGTGTTGTAACATATACTGGTAAAATTTCATCTCTAAAAAGATTCAAAGATGACGTTAAAGAAGTTGCTAACGGTTATGAGTGTGGTATTATGTTTGAAAAATTCAATGATATTAAAGTTGGTGATTTCATTGAAACATTTATTCAAATTGAAGAGAAAGTTCATATTGACGGCTAAAAGAGTTTATCTTGAAAAGTATTAATCTACAAAGAACGGAATCACTCCTAATGGAGTTGGTTCCAGAAGCATTATCAACACTTAGTGACGAAAGAATTCGTTCATTACCTATTACAGGTGTTAATTGTAAAAATGGTAAATATGATGCAACAGTATATTTTGACGGTAGTGATTTTAGTGATAAAGAGATACCAGGGATAATATCTGCATTAACAAAAGCAAACGGTAGAATTAAATCATATGTATTAAGCTCTACAGGTTGGTATAAATGTCCAACATTTAAGTTTGTAAACGATAAATCATTAGAATCATCAAAAAGTATAGAAGATCTATTTAGACAAATTGAAAAAGAGAAGAAATCATGAATTTAGAAGAATCAATTGAGATAGCTGTAAAGGGATGTGGTGCAGAACTTTATGATATAGTTTCTTTAAAAGAAAATGATAGTAATATCTTTAGAATATATGTAACACAACAAGGTGGAATATCTTTAGACAAGTGTGCTGAAATCTCTAGAATGATTTCTCCAATTTTAGATATTGAAGAACCTATGCAAGGTAAATATAATCTTGAAGTAAGTTCACCGGGTATTGAAAGAAAACTAAAAAAACCACAACATTATAAATCATCTGTTGGTGAAAAAATAAAATTAAAAGATTTTGAAAAAAATATTATCAAAGGTGAGATTATTGCTGCTGATGATAATGAAGTAAAAATTAAAACTGAACATGGTGAAGAGATTATAACATATGATGAAATATCAAGTGCTTCAACATATTTTGAATGGTAATATAGGCTAAAAAATGAGTTTAGAAAGCTCTTTAACATTTTTTCTAGCAATATTAATATTTGGAATAACTCCTGGGCCTGGTGTATTTGCTCTTCTTGCAAGAGGTATGACACTTGGTGCTAAACAATGTATCCCTTTAGCTTTAGGTATGACAATAAGTGATGTAATTTATTTAATTTTTGCATGCTTAGGATTAGCTACTATTGCACATAATTATGCTTTTTTATTTGAAGCAATTAGAATTTTTGGTGCAGTTTATCTATTTTATCTTGGGTATAAAATGTTTACAGCACCAATAGAGATTGAAGAACCTCAAAAAAAAGAGAAGCTAAAAAAAGATTTTATTTTAGCTTTTGTACAGGGATTCCTTATTTCTGCTTCAAATCCAAAAGTTATACTTTTTTATATAGCTTTTCTACCAACATTTTTAGATATAAAATCATTGAGTGCAAATGATATTATTTGGGTATCTTTTTTAACAATTGTTGCTTTAATGATAGGATTAATGTTTGTTTCAATCTTGGCAAATAAAGCTAAACAACTATTAAAATCAAAAAAATCACTAAAAAGATTAAATTATTCAGCTGGATCTATTATGATAGCAGCAGGTAGTTTTCTTTTATTTAATAAGCAGTCATAATGAAAATTGATGATAGCTTTTATATGAAGCTAGCTATAGATGAAGCTTGGAAGTATCAATTATTAACATATCCTAATCCTGCTGTTGGTTGTGTAGTTGTAAAAAATGGTGAAATACTATCAATTGAAGCACATAAAGAGGCAGGACATGCCCATGCTGAAGTAAATGCTTTAAAAGCTGCTTATTTGAAAAAATATCCTAATGACTTAATTAAAATGAAAAAAACAAGTCATGATATTCATGAATATTTGATTAAAAATCATAATGGATTTTTTGTGGATTGTGAAGTTTATGTTACATTAGAACCATGTAATCATATTGGAAAAACACCTGCTTGTGCAATTTTGTTAAAAGAATTGAAACCTAAAAGAGTTATTATAGCTCATAAAGATATTAATAAAGAGGCAAGTGGGGGTATAGACACCCTAAAAGAAGAAAATATAGATGTTACCCTTGGTTGTATGGAAAAAGAGGCTTATGAGCTTTTATATCCATTTATAAAATGGAATAGTGGTTCTTTTATATTTTTTAAAATGGCTATGACTCTAAATGGCTGTATAGATGGCAAAATTTCATCAAATCAAACACTTGCCTTTACTCATACATTAAGAGATAAAATCGATTTAATGTTAATAGGTGGAAATACTGTAAGAGTAGACAAACCAACATTAGATGCTAGATATATAGTTGGACGCGCACCAAATATATTTATATACTCAAAAAACAAAGTATTTGATAATAATATACCATTATTTAAAGTACCTAATAGAGAGGTAATAATAAGTGATGATTTATTCAAACTATTAGATTATAAGTTTATTATGGTAGAAGGTACTTATACTTTAATGGAAACATTAAAAGAGAGAATTGATTATATTATATTACTAATAAGTCCTAAAATTAGAAAAGGACTTAATGCTTTAAATGAAATAGACCAAGACTTCGAAATTATACATGAAAATAAATTAGGTAAAGAAAAAATAGTTTATTTAAAAAGAAAAAAAGTTAATTAAATTACTATTTTAAAAGGTTAAGATTTATTGGGGAAATCAAGATAGAGGTTTTTTTGACAAAGGAACTGACTGTAGTCAGTGACTGAGGAAAAGAAAGCTATATCGCAGTATTTCCACGATAAAGCTTATCCTTTTTATTTTACTTTTTCTAGGTATTCACCAGTTTTAGTATCAACTTTAATAACATCGTCTTCAACTAAGTGAAATGGAATTTGAACAACAGCTCCAGATTCTAAAGTAGCTGGTTTTTTACCACCTTGAGAATCACCTTTAAAGTTTGGTGGAGTTTCAACAATTTTAAGTTCAACTACTGCTGGTGGCTCAACTGTAATTGCATTACCATTGAAGAACATCATATCAACATTCATTCCATCAATAATCCATTTTTCAGCATCACCAACTTGATCATATGTTAAACCAATTTGTTCATAAGATACATTATCCATGAATTGTAACATTTCACCATCATCATATAGATATTGCATAGTTTTTTGTTGTAAATCTGGAGTAGAACATTTGTCACCCGCATGGAAAGTTTTCTCAATAACTTTTCCATTTAGGAATGATTTGATTTTACATCTAACAAATGCAGCACCTTTACCAGGTTTAACATGTTGGTATTCAGTGATTTTATATGGAATACCATCAATCTCTATCTTTAGACCTTTTTTTAATTCATTCATTGAAATATTAGCCATTTCAAATTCTCCTTAAATCTCTGCGTAAGAAACTGCAATTGCAGCTTCAATATCGCTAATTTCTTTTAATGTATCACTTTTAATTGTATCATCAACTAAGATAATCGCTAAAGCATCATTGTTTTTTCCACGAGCAAGTCTAAAGTCAGAGATGTTTATTCCTCTGTCACCTAGAAGTTTACCAACTGTACCAATTACACCTGGAACATCGTTGTTTCTCATCATAATCATTTTACCTTTTGGCTCAATGTCAAAATCAAAACCATCTAAGTCAACAATTCTTTGTACATTATCATCAAATACAGTACCAGAGATTACATTAACTCTTTTTTCTGTAGTGATCTTAATAGTAACTTTATTGCTATAACCAACTGTGTGTTTGATTTCAGAAGTATCAAAAGTTATACCTTTTTCTTCTGCTAAGAATTTTGCATTTACGTAGTTAACTTCATCACCAGCTGCTACACTTAATGCTCCAACAGTGGCAAAAGTAGTTAATGAGTCTAAATATTCAGTTATATCACCTTGAGCACATACAGAGATAGATCTAATAGGAGATTTATCTAATTGTGCAGAAAGGAATGCAATTTTTTGCGTTAATTCTATATATGGTTTTACAAAAGAAGGAATTTTTGTTTCATCAATAGGTAGATTTAATGCATTTGGATAAGAGATACCTCTTGCTGATTCAATTGCATTTTCTGCAGCTTGAACAGCGATTTTTTTCTGAGATTCTTTTGTATTTGCTCCTAAGTGAGCTGTTACAGTTATGTTTGGTAAATCTAATAGTTTATTATCAGTTGCAGGCTCTTTTTTGAAAACATCAATACCAGCCATTGCAATTTTTCCAGATTTTAGATTGTTATATAGTGCATCTTCATTGTATAAACCACCTCTTGCGCAGTTTATTAAAATCACACCATCTTTCATCTTTGCAATCTCTTCTTCACCAATCATATCGATAGTCTCTTTATTTTTTGGTGTATGAATAGTAATTATATCACAAGATAAAATATCATCAAAATTAGTTGTATAAGAAATTCCTAAATCTGTAGCTTTAGTAGATGGAATATATGGGTCATATGCCACTACATCCATCTCAAAACTT is a window of Halarcobacter sp. DNA encoding:
- the rimP gene encoding ribosome maturation factor RimP, which codes for MNLEESIEIAVKGCGAELYDIVSLKENDSNIFRIYVTQQGGISLDKCAEISRMISPILDIEEPMQGKYNLEVSSPGIERKLKKPQHYKSSVGEKIKLKDFEKNIIKGEIIAADDNEVKIKTEHGEEIITYDEISSASTYFEW
- the serA gene encoding phosphoglycerate dehydrogenase, which codes for MSKHTIVVCDHIHEDGLNILQNTEDVNYVYAADIDKVALLDVIKDADVAITRSSTDVDEKFLTAATNLKAIIRAGVGYDNVDMEGCSKRGIIAMNVPTANTIAAVELTMAHMLSCMRKFPYAHNQLKNDRIWKREDWYGNELYGKKLGIIGFGNIGHRVGLRAKSFEMDVVAYDPYIPSTKATDLGISYTTNFDDILSCDIITIHTPKNKETIDMIGEEEIAKMKDGVILINCARGGLYNEDALYNNLKSGKIAMAGIDVFKKEPATDNKLLDLPNITVTAHLGANTKESQKKIAVQAAENAIESARGISYPNALNLPIDETKIPSFVKPYIELTQKIAFLSAQLDKSPIRSISVCAQGDITEYLDSLTTFATVGALSVAAGDEVNYVNAKFLAEEKGITFDTSEIKHTVGYSNKVTIKITTEKRVNVISGTVFDDNVQRIVDLDGFDFDIEPKGKMIMMRNNDVPGVIGTVGKLLGDRGINISDFRLARGKNNDALAIILVDDTIKSDTLKEISDIEAAIAVSYAEI
- the thrB gene encoding homoserine kinase; this translates as MKISVPATSANLGPGFDTLGLAISLHNQVSIKPSKFHSVSLKGEGSNNPVLKDNNMFIAIFNDFYHNLSNRKRHFRFEFTNEIPLSRGLGSSSAVIVSAIASAYAIEGIEIEKEKLLNLALAYESHPDNITPAVMGGFNVATVQDNEVKFINKNMPKSLKAIVVIPNRPISTQLARKALPYKYSKDDTVFNISHSSLLAAAFISEDWKMLKIASQDKVHQKYRMKQMPELFDVQKTALKNGALMSTLSGSGSTLFSIAFNDDAHRIEKELKKRFPHFKVLSRDFDNAGVTVDY
- the ribD gene encoding bifunctional diaminohydroxyphosphoribosylaminopyrimidine deaminase/5-amino-6-(5-phosphoribosylamino)uracil reductase RibD, producing MKIDDSFYMKLAIDEAWKYQLLTYPNPAVGCVVVKNGEILSIEAHKEAGHAHAEVNALKAAYLKKYPNDLIKMKKTSHDIHEYLIKNHNGFFVDCEVYVTLEPCNHIGKTPACAILLKELKPKRVIIAHKDINKEASGGIDTLKEENIDVTLGCMEKEAYELLYPFIKWNSGSFIFFKMAMTLNGCIDGKISSNQTLAFTHTLRDKIDLMLIGGNTVRVDKPTLDARYIVGRAPNIFIYSKNKVFDNNIPLFKVPNREVIISDDLFKLLDYKFIMVEGTYTLMETLKERIDYIILLISPKIRKGLNALNEIDQDFEIIHENKLGKEKIVYLKRKKVN
- the efp gene encoding elongation factor P gives rise to the protein MANISMNELKKGLKIEIDGIPYKITEYQHVKPGKGAAFVRCKIKSFLNGKVIEKTFHAGDKCSTPDLQQKTMQYLYDDGEMLQFMDNVSYEQIGLTYDQVGDAEKWIIDGMNVDMMFFNGNAITVEPPAVVELKIVETPPNFKGDSQGGKKPATLESGAVVQIPFHLVEDDVIKVDTKTGEYLEKVK
- the rbfA gene encoding 30S ribosome-binding factor RbfA; this encodes MELVPEALSTLSDERIRSLPITGVNCKNGKYDATVYFDGSDFSDKEIPGIISALTKANGRIKSYVLSSTGWYKCPTFKFVNDKSLESSKSIEDLFRQIEKEKKS
- a CDS encoding LysE family translocator — encoded protein: MSLESSLTFFLAILIFGITPGPGVFALLARGMTLGAKQCIPLALGMTISDVIYLIFACLGLATIAHNYAFLFEAIRIFGAVYLFYLGYKMFTAPIEIEEPQKKEKLKKDFILAFVQGFLISASNPKVILFYIAFLPTFLDIKSLSANDIIWVSFLTIVALMIGLMFVSILANKAKQLLKSKKSLKRLNYSAGSIMIAAGSFLLFNKQS
- the infB gene encoding translation initiation factor IF-2 yields the protein MSDNVRVYEIAEEAGASSNEVITKAKDLGIELKSPQSAVSFEDAEEIANYIMTGKSSKLKKKPVKPKKVVVKKQSNEEPAKTEVKEEKPSEEPSIKKTVDEDTKTEEVSEKETEVKKDKPVKSVTPNKIVPKRRGLKIVKKKKPKEDISKPINNEITTGDSQPKKAMKSLSEILGGNESEDKKVAQPAAASTQAKTQVKKKEKKRQPAKSHDHGKVIEFEAGNSTEEFKSSSDESLLGEEVVLLDMGLSDTSKLFEDSNNKNNDKNKNQSRASKPAAFGNRPQGLKRGKRKKRIKQVREEVTITEVTIPEDIRVYEFAEACGKSPAEVITVLFGLGMMVTKNDFLKQDELEILGEEFGIEVTVKDALEDVNYVEDYQDEEIDKSNFVTRPPVVTIMGHVDHGKTSLLDKIRSSKIASAEAGGITQHISAYTIKQNNQKITFVDTPGHAAFSAMRARGADVTDIVIIVVAADDGVMPQTEEVISHAKASGCPIIVAVNKMDKETANMDMVKAQMAEREMTPVDWGGDIEFIGVSAHTGMGIDDLLENILLQAEILELEADPKAKAKASVVESSLEKGRGPVATVIVQNGTLRVGDNIVCDTTYGRVKAITNDLGKPVKELGLSETGTILGLNDVPAAGAIMVAQDSDKEAREIATTRAEHARAKELSKSTKVSLEEMSGLIAEGKIKQLPVIIKTDVAGSLEAIKGSLEKIQNEEVKVKVVHAAVGGITESDLVLASASEGCIILGFNVRPTGSVKNKAKADGITINTYSIIYDLIDDVKDALSGMMSAVIREENTGQAEVRDTFVVPKVGTVAGCIVSDGKVVRGGHARIIRDGVVTYTGKISSLKRFKDDVKEVANGYECGIMFEKFNDIKVGDFIETFIQIEEKVHIDG
- a CDS encoding DUF448 domain-containing protein; this encodes MTILKRPIRTCVICRGKSPQNELFRLKCEDKKLVPFDNNGRSFYICSDCLSIFENSQNNQKELKRFEKTLCRVCKNKDDYIGQLKEILTHVR
- the lpxC gene encoding UDP-3-O-acyl-N-acetylglucosamine deacetylase; translated protein: MRQRTIEKSVEIIGIGLHKGVPVKMRLEPLDSDMGIIFYRVDAGVTIPLKIENVVDTKMATVIGKDGVVVSTIEHLLSAVYAYGIDNLRVVIDNDEVPVLDGSSSGYCMLIDEAGIKELDKSKKAIKIKKDVQVTTEDGKKVALKPSNHIIYDFSIDFEHPVIGEQQFHFDYSIAEYKENISRARTFGFLHEVQYLRSIGLAQGGSMENAIVLDHSKVLNPDGLRYEDEFVRHKILDAIGDMALLGYTLVGEYDAHAGSHHLNHLLTKKLYEDEANYEIIDLEEAQDEAQVFELAYSKVEA
- a CDS encoding M23 family metallopeptidase; this translates as MRRQKNSLLNIVFGFVFILIIAGGGFVYFSPLFEKQPAKIVLNSSGFWNLKDSLSVDLFDESGIKSYKIYYKSGNNIEKLSENTISAKQEKVVLNIKPLPLRPNIKEVIIAIEVYDNSFWNFFQGNKSYKEYKLNIDKKRPIARVISNSYNIKRGGSAALVVEVRDENLKDKYITFNNEYRFELIPYLKEGFYAAIIAWPIDIKFDEFSRVNLVAIDQANNETTTKVPFYIKDLKIKNDKLTISDNFINKVSIPVLQKSDYEIPNTNEEIFIKQNRELRANNVNTIKEESISNMSKEMITSFNIKPFRRLSGSKTFAGFAERREYSYDGQKIDQAWHLGMDWASIKHADVKISNNGKVIFNNYLGIYGNTLIVDHGFGLQTLYAHTSQFQVTKGDDVRAGQIIANTGSTGAVFGDHLHFGVLVQGIEVNPIEWMDRNWIKTRISNILAEAKQEIRSSK